CCGGTCGAGCATGCCGCCGTGGCCTTCGATCATATGGCCCCAGTCCTTCACCCCCCGGTCGCGCTTGATCGCTGACATCACCAGCCCGCCGAAAAAGCCCATGGCGTTGACGGTCAGTGCCATCAACGCGGCCTGCCAGAAGTTGAACGGCGTGATCCAGCACAGCAGCGCGCCGACCAGAGTCGCCAACGCCACGCCCCCGGCCAGCCCTTCTATGGTCTTGGACGGTGACAGGTTTGGCGCCACCTTGTGCTTGCCCAACAGCTTGCCGCACACGTACTGCAGCACGTCGCTGATCTGTACCACCAGAATCAGCCAGGCAATCAGCAGCAGGTTGCGCCCCTCATAACCGGGGATATCCAGCGTAAGCAGTGCAGGCACCGACGACACGCAGTACACCGCAATCATCAGCCCCCACTGTACCTTCGAGGCCCGCTCCAGAAAGCGTGTGGTGTCCCCGCCGAAGCTGGCCAGGATCGGCAGCAACAGAAACAGGTATACCGGGATGAAAATGCTGAAAAGGCCATACCAGTCCATGGCGATCAGCAGGTACTGCACCGGCAACGCCACGTAGAACGCTGCCACCAGCGCCGGGTAGTCGCTGCGCCGGGTGGGGGTGAGGGTCATGAACTCGCGCAGGGCGTAGAACGACACCCCATAAAACAGCACGATCACGCCGTACTTGCCGAACACAAAAGCGATGCCGATGACCAGCACCATCAACCACCAGGCGTTGATGCGGGCATTGAGGTTATCGATCACGGCATGCGGGGCGGGGCCGGCACGCCATTTAAGCAGGCGGCCGATGACACTGGCGAGCAGCAGCAGTGCGCCGATGCCGGCGAACAGGGCAAGGGTATTGTCGTCCATGTCAGGCTTCCTTCGGCGCCAGGTTGAGCAGGGCGTGGCTTGCCCGCTCGAGAAAGGCTTGCTTGCCTTCGTCGGCTTGCAGGTGAATGGGCTCGCCGAAGCTCAGTGTGCACAGCAACGGCAGGGGCAGGGCGCGGCCTTTGGGCATGACCCGGTTAAGGTTGGCGATCCACACGGGCACCAGTTCAACCTCGGGGTTGGCCATGGCCAGATGGTACAAGCCGCTTCTGAACGGCATTAGCGGTTCGTCGCCCAGGTTGCGGGTGCCTTCGGGGAAGAAGATCAACGAGTCGCCCTGAGCCACCGCCTCCAGTATGGGTTGCAACGGGCTGCCCTGGCCTTCGCTGCGTTGCCGATCAATCAGTACGCCGTTGAACACCTTGCGGATCAGGAAGTCGCGAATGCCCGGCTTGGCCCAGTAATCGGCACCGGCAACCGGTCGCGTACGGCGGCGCAAGGGGGCGGGCAGTGACGCCCAGAGCAACACAAAATCGCCATGGCTGCTGTGGTTGGCGTAATACAGGCGTTGTACGGGCTGTGGCGTGCAGCCTAGCCACAATGCCCGTGCGCCGGTGATCAGGCGTGCGGCGGAGGTGATGATGAAAGCGGTCAGGGCAGCGAGCATGGCGCGTTGATTATCCGAAGAAAGGCAATGTCAGCAGGGTAGTCAAGGTCAGCAACAGTTGCAGGCCCAGGCACATTGCCTGACGGCGGAGCAGGGCCAGGGCTGCCTTGCCACGGGCCGGCCAGTCGCGGGCATCTTCGCCATTGGCTTTCAGGCGCAGGTCGTACAAGGCGCGATCCAGCAGGCCGGTATCTGAAGGTAGATCGCCGCTGATACTAAGGCGTGCGAACAGGTCGGCATCCAGCGCAACGCGGACGGCCCAGTACTTGTGCAGCAGGCCCAGGATCAGCAGCGTGGCGCAAAGCATGCTGGCCAACGGTGGGATGGGGGCGCCAAGCAGTGGGGCCAGCCCGTAACCCAGCGCAAGCAGGGTGATGCCATCTGACAGGCGTTCCAGCTGTGCGCCACGGGCAAGCAGGCTGGCTACCACGAACAGGGTCATGGGTGTGTTCCCAGTTGCGAAAGGGCTTGCCGATGGGCTGCCCGCAGGACAATACCTGGCCGAGCTTGGCGGATCAGCGCCTCGGCATCGTCGAGGTTTTTGCAGCGCCCGGTCAGCAGTAGCCAAGCGGCTACTGCACTGGCACTGCGTGAATAGCCCAGGGCGCAGCAGACCAACAGTGGGCCTTGCCGGCGCAGGCTTTCGATGGCTTCGGCGGCCTCGCGCAGCAGGTGGCTGTCGGGGGCAATCAGGTCGAGGGTTGGGAGTGAGATATAGGGCACTTGCGCTGGCCTCATCGCGGATAAATCCGCTCCTACAGGTTTCGCAATGCCTGTAGGAGCGGATTTATCCGCGATGAGGCCAGCACAGGTATTGCACGGCAGCTCGGCGCACAGGTCGACCATTGCTTTGAAAGATTGGCCCTCTCCAAACCCGGGAATACGCCCGAGAAACACCCCGTCACACACCTCATCCGCCTGCGGATGCCGCCATGTCCACAGCCGCGAATTGCCCCACGCCCCGATCAGGTAAGGCGCCAGCAGCCAGCAGGCTGCATTCGACAGCCTCCCGTCAGCCCCCTTCTGAAACCCGCTGGCACCGACCACGCCATAATTGAGTGCAACCAACAGCAATGAGGTGGCAGGCCACAAGAGCCAAAGCCCGCTCCCGCCGAGGGTAAAAGCCAAGCCCGCAATTACAAGCGAACCCGCGGCATAACTGACCGCCACCCACCAGCGCTTTGGTACGCGGGCACAGCCGACATCGCGCCAACGGATACCCCACAGCCATAAGCAGACGAACCCAGCCAGTGCCCCGGTTGGCACATCAATGAAGTGATGCTGCCAGGTGGTCAGCACCGAAACCCCGATCAGCAACATCCAGCCATGCATGACCCAGCGCCATGGCTGGCGCCGCACATGCCGGGCAAACATCGTCCAGATGATCACCAGCAGCGCAATATGGAGCGACGGCGCCTGATTGAAAGGTTTGTCAAAACCCATCAGTACATCGAACAGCCAGCCGAACAGCCCACCCAGCTCCGGGCGTTCGAAGGTAAAGCGCAAGGGCCACAACAAGAAGCACGCAACGCAGATCACCTGCGCACTGAGCAAAGACAGGGCATGGCGGTCCATTTCCTGGCGCGTGCGTGGCAGCAGGAACGACAACCCGTAAAGCACGTCGATCGACCAGTACGGGATGATCGTCCACGGCCACAGCGGCAGGTGGTTTTCCCAGCTGAATACCAGGCTCCCTACATCGCTGCGGCCGGCCGTGTACTGGTTCGTCAGGCCATAGCTGAGGAAGAAGAACGGCCCCAGCAACAGCAGCCAGAACACGCCCCGGCGGATCAACCCGGGTTCACGCGATGGCGTCATTCACGTACCCGCTGCGCCAGGCTGACGGTGAAAATGCCCCACTCATCGACACGCTGGGCCAGTTTGCGAAAGCCCGCCGCTTCGACCAATTGGTCCATCTCGGCCTGGCTGCGACGGCGCATTACCCAGGCTTCGCCGCCGCGATGGCTGGTGAGGGCGCGGGCGATCATCTCCAGCTGCGGGTGCCAGGGCTGGCCGGTGTAGACCAGGTAACAACCGTCTTCGACGGCATCAGCCAACCCGGCGAGTGAATTGCCCACAAGCTCGTTGCTGGCGAAAAGTTCGTACAGGCCGGATACCACCGCCACTGTAGGGCGCGGGGCCAGCCCGACGAGGCTGGCGCGGTCGAAGGCGTCACCCTGAATGAACCGGGCGATCTCGGCCATGCCCTTTTCGGCGATCAGCGCATTGCCTTGCTGCACGTTCAGCTCGCTGTAATCGCGCAGCAGCACCGTGTCGGGCAATTGCTCCAGCGCCTGTAACGCTTCCAGGATGTAGCGCCCGTGGCCGGCGGCGATGTCGACGATATGCACCGGGCGTTGTTGCTCGCGCAACCGTGCAATAGCCTGGCGAAGCAGTTCCTCTACATGCAGCTTACGCTGACGAATGCCGCGCCAGCCGATGGCGTTCAGGTAGTTCTGGTCGATCATCCGCCCAAGCTTGCCCTTGCCTGCAGGCTGGTTACGGTAGACATAATCCAGTGTACTGCCGGAGTCAAAGCCGGTATCGAAGCCAAGTTTCACTCCGGCGGCCAGCCCTTTGCCAAGGCGCAGGCTTGCCCGGGTGGCTCGCCAGTAAAGGTCGCGTGGCGAATTGCGAGGTAACGGTGCTGCCAGGCTTTCGGCCTCGGCGCAGCTGGCGCCAACCTTGTCAGCATCAAGCAGCGTGGGCTGCGCAGTGGGGCTGTGGAAGCAATGTTCGACAAAGCGTTCGATACGCCTCAGTGCATGGGCGCGGTCGCGTTCGCCAAGGGTGTCATGAAAAAAGCCCGGCAGAATGTGCATCTCTTTTCTCGGGCTGCCCAGGCGCTCGAAAAAACGTACCTGCGGTTTGCGCTCGACCACCAGGTCCGCCCCGGAAACCAGCATCTGCGTGGGTACCTGAATGGCCTGCGCGTCAGCGACTACCCGGTCGGCGGCTTCATACAACCCGAGCAGCATGGTCACCGAAATCGGCCGGCTGATCAGCGGGTCTGCCACGTAGGACATGACCCTTTCGGGGTCGTGGGTGAGCAGGCGTGGCTTGACGTAGCTGTTGACGAAAAAGTTGCCGCGCAGTGCCTTGAGCAGTTTCAGGCCGGGGCGGGCGAAAGGTACGTACAGCTTCACCTTGAAGGCCGGCGAGGCCAGTACCAGGCAGCGGACCTTAGGGGCGTAGTCATGCGCCCATGTCGCGATCAGCACCGCGCCGACACTTTGCGCCAGCACTACCACATCCTGCTCGGCCACCCCGTGCCGACCCTGCAAATGCTCGATGAAGGTCTGGACGTCCCTCACGCTGGTGCCAAAGCTTGGGCTGTCACCCCGCGCCCCTGGCGACTGGCCATGGCCACGTGCATCCCAGGCGAAGAAGTCATACCCCGGCATATCCAGTTCATCGGCCAGGTGCGCCATGCGCCCGCCATGTTCGTGGCCGCGATGGAACATCACCACCGCACGGCGCGGCTGGTGTTCGTTGCGGGTGGCGGGCCAGTGGCGGTAGTGCAGTTCGACACCGTCGTGGGTAGAGAAGTGCAGCGATTGCGCTTGGCGCATGGCGAAAGTCCTTGTCCGGCGGCGGAAGGTTCAGCGGGCCTCGGCCAGCCCCTGGCGAACCCGGTTGTAGAGGGTATAGAGCGAGAGCACGAGGATGACCAGCAGCAGGCCGTTGCTCCATGTTGCGTCGAATATCCCGAACGCAATGCCGGCGCCCAGCACGCCAAAGGCAAAGGCCCGGTCGCTCTTGCCCATCGGCCCGTCGTAGCGCCGTGAGGCTCCGGCCAGCGGGCCCATTACGCCGGCGTATTCGCTGAATGTGGCGCTTAGCACGACGATCACGACAAGCGCGGGTGACACCCCGGCGAGCAACGCAAAGGGCAAAGACAACGCGGCATCGGCGATCACGTCGCACAGTTCGTTGAGGTAGGCGCCCAGGCGCGTCTGCTGGTCGAACTCACGGGCCAGCATGCCGTCGATGGCGTTCAGGGCCATGCGCAGCAGCATCCAGACCGGGACCAGTATGAACAGCCAGGTGATATGGCTGAGCCAGGCCAGCAACAGGCCCAGCAGCACCGACACCACGCCAGCGCCGAGGGTGACCTGGTTGGCCGTTACGCCACGGGCGTGCAGGCGCTGTACGGTAGGGCGCAGGAGGGACTGGAAGCGGGGCTTTAGCTGGTAGATCGAGAGCACGGGAAACTCCTTTTCATCGTGTTTACAGGCTAGCGGAGCTTTTATCGATGGTGAGTTTTCTTACTGCGATCAAGGTAAAAACCTACCTTCAGCACTGAACCGTCCGCTACCCGTTAATGGTGTGTTCGGTGTGTATTGCGTTTTGATTTTTATCGTGATTGGTGTGTATGATACACATCGATTGGCAGATGGAGAGCCAATGCGCAGTCGAGATGTGATTCAGATTATTGAGGCGGATGGTTGGTACTTGGTAGATGTGAAAGGGAGCCATCACCAGTTTAAGCACCCCGCGAAAAAGGGTCGGGTTACGGTTCCTCATCCCAAGACAGACCTGCCTAAAGGCACAGTTCACAACATTTTGAAGCAGGCAGGTCTGAAGCAGACCCGTTGCGTAAACAGCCCAAATATCACTGGAGGCTGCCAATGAAATTCCCTGTCGTACTACACAAAGACCACGGCTCGGACTACGGGGTAACAGTACCCGACGTGCCCGGCTGTTTCTCGGCTGGCTGTAATGTCGCTGAGGCTTTGGACAATGTTCAGGAGGCACTGTCGCTGCATTTTGAAGGTTTGGTGGCGGACAATGAGCCACTGCCGCAAGCTCAGGAGATCGACGTGCATGTGGTCAACCCCGATTACGTTGGCGGTGTCTGGGCCGTTGTGGATTTCGATGTGACGCCCTACCTGGGAAAAGCGGTGCGATTCAATGCCACATTGCCTGAGAACTTGCTTCAGCGAATCGATGAAAAAGTGAAGCGTGATCATCGTTACGCGTCGAGGTCTGGCTTTCTCGCCTCTGCGGCGCTGCGAGAGTTGGCACTGGCGCACTGAGACGCGCCTGAATATTTCCACCCACGCCGATCTACGCCATGATGCCCGCCATGGACAACTTCACCGCGTTCTACCAAACCATTGGCCCCGCCCTGTCACTGTTGGTGGTCATCACCTTCCTGCTGGCCGGAGCGGTCAAGGGTGTGATTGGCCTGGGCCTGCCAACCATCGCCATGGGCTTGCTCGGGCTGGCCATGCCACCGGCGCAAGCGGCGGCCTTGCTGATCGTGCCGTCGACCCTCACCAACGTCTGGCAACTGGCCACGGGCGGGCATCTGCTGGCGCTGTTGCGTCGCCTTGGGCCGATGTTGGGTGCGATTTTCGTCGGCACTTTGGCCGGCAGTGCCTGGCTGGGGATCAGCAGTGGCCCGTGGGCGGCCCATGGCCTGGGCGCGGCGCTGCTGGTTTACGCCGTGTATGGGCTGATCGGGCCGCAGTTGCGGCTGGCCACCAGCAGGGAAGGGTGGCTGGGGCCGCTGTGCGGGCTGGTGACGGGCCTGGTGACGGCGGCAACGGGCGTGTTCGTGATGCCTGCCGTGCCTTACCTGCAGAGCCTGGGCCTGAGCCGCGACGAGATGATCCAGGCGCTGGGCCTGTCCTTCACCGTTTCCACCGTGGCGCTGGCCCTTGGCCTGGCGGGGCAGGATGCCTTGGGGGGCGAGGCGCTGGGTGCGTCACTGCTGATGATGGCGCCTGCCTTGTTGGGCATGCTGGCGGGCCAGTGGCTGCGCCAGCGCATCAGTGCAGCGGTGTTCAAGCGCTGCTTCTTCGTTGGCCTGGCCGTGCTCGGTGGCCATTTGCTGCTCAACGGCTAGCGGACGAAGCGCTGAGCATCTCGATCAGCTGGATATCGAACTCGCGCTCCAGGTAGTCCATGCGCTTCTCGAAGAAGGCGGCCATGTGCGGCAGCGCCGAATGTACGTCCAGGGCGGCCTTGCTGGCCCATACCTCGTAGAACACGAACAGGCTCGGGTCTTCCTTGTCGCGCAGCATGTGGTATTCGATGCAGCCTGGCTCCAGGCGGCTTGGCTCCACATATGCACGGAAAAGGGTTTCGAACGCTTCGGCCATTTCCGGACGGGTCTTGGCCTTGAGGATGAACGCGTACTGCTCGGTCATGATTCGCTACTCGCGGGAAGAAGATGAAACGATTCTAAGGCAACAATTCATCACGTATTCGTGATTTTTGGTCAATTGTCTTTTGCCCTGGCCCAGCTGTTTCCCGTGCCTGCGAATCTCTAATCTGCCGACCATTCCTTCTTCTCCCCCGAGGTCAGCATGAAAAAGATCCTTCTGCTCAACGGCGGCAAACAGTTCGCTCACTCCGATGGCCGTCTCAACCAGACCCTGCATGATGCAGCCCTCGCTCACCTCGACCGTGCCGGCTTCGACGTCCAGCAGACCTTCATCGATGGCGGGTACGACATCCAGGCCGAGGTGGAGAAATTCCTTTGGGCCGATGTGATCGTCTACCAGATGCCGGGGTGGTGGATGGGCGCCCCCTGGACCGTGAAGAAGTACATCGACGAAGTCTTCACCGCAGGCCACGGTAGCCTCTATGCCAGCGACGGTCGGACCCGTTCGGATGCCTCGCAGAAGTACGGCAGCGGTGGCCTGGTGCAGGGCAAGCAGTACATGCTGTCGTTGACCTGGAATGCGCCGCAGCAGGCGTTTGAAGACCCAAGCGATTTCTTTGAAGGCAAAGGTGTGGATGCGGTGTACTTCCCGTTCCACAAGGCCAACCAGTTCCTCGGAATGACCGGGTTGCCGACCTTCATTGCCAACGATGTGATGAAGCGCCCGGATGTACCGGCAGCGTTGGCGGCTTACGAGGCGCACCTGATCAGTGTGTTCGGGAAGGCCGAATAAGGGGTAACCTTTAACGGCCCGTTCGCGGGGCGAGCCCCTCCCACGCAAAACTGCCGTAGGCCCAGATGTGATAACCCGATCAGAAGAACTCCAGGTTTTCGTCGCCGTCATCGACTGCGGCTCGATTTCCGCAGCTGCCGAGCAGA
The genomic region above belongs to Pseudomonas sp. PSKL.D1 and contains:
- a CDS encoding putative quinol monooxygenase, whose amino-acid sequence is MTEQYAFILKAKTRPEMAEAFETLFRAYVEPSRLEPGCIEYHMLRDKEDPSLFVFYEVWASKAALDVHSALPHMAAFFEKRMDYLEREFDIQLIEMLSASSASR
- a CDS encoding phosphatidate cytidylyltransferase, encoding MDDNTLALFAGIGALLLLASVIGRLLKWRAGPAPHAVIDNLNARINAWWLMVLVIGIAFVFGKYGVIVLFYGVSFYALREFMTLTPTRRSDYPALVAAFYVALPVQYLLIAMDWYGLFSIFIPVYLFLLLPILASFGGDTTRFLERASKVQWGLMIAVYCVSSVPALLTLDIPGYEGRNLLLIAWLILVVQISDVLQYVCGKLLGKHKVAPNLSPSKTIEGLAGGVALATLVGALLCWITPFNFWQAALMALTVNAMGFFGGLVMSAIKRDRGVKDWGHMIEGHGGMLDRMDSVCFAAPVFFHFVRYWWA
- a CDS encoding phosphatase PAP2/dual specificity phosphatase family protein, whose product is MTPSREPGLIRRGVFWLLLLGPFFFLSYGLTNQYTAGRSDVGSLVFSWENHLPLWPWTIIPYWSIDVLYGLSFLLPRTRQEMDRHALSLLSAQVICVACFLLWPLRFTFERPELGGLFGWLFDVLMGFDKPFNQAPSLHIALLVIIWTMFARHVRRQPWRWVMHGWMLLIGVSVLTTWQHHFIDVPTGALAGFVCLWLWGIRWRDVGCARVPKRWWVAVSYAAGSLVIAGLAFTLGGSGLWLLWPATSLLLVALNYGVVGASGFQKGADGRLSNAACWLLAPYLIGAWGNSRLWTWRHPQADEVCDGVFLGRIPGFGEGQSFKAMVDLCAELPCNTCAGLIADKSAPTGIAKPVGADLSAMRPAQVPYISLPTLDLIAPDSHLLREAAEAIESLRRQGPLLVCCALGYSRSASAVAAWLLLTGRCKNLDDAEALIRQARPGIVLRAAHRQALSQLGTHP
- a CDS encoding CDP-alcohol phosphatidyltransferase family protein; this encodes MLSIYQLKPRFQSLLRPTVQRLHARGVTANQVTLGAGVVSVLLGLLLAWLSHITWLFILVPVWMLLRMALNAIDGMLAREFDQQTRLGAYLNELCDVIADAALSLPFALLAGVSPALVVIVVLSATFSEYAGVMGPLAGASRRYDGPMGKSDRAFAFGVLGAGIAFGIFDATWSNGLLLVILVLSLYTLYNRVRQGLAEAR
- a CDS encoding sulfite exporter TauE/SafE family protein — encoded protein: MDNFTAFYQTIGPALSLLVVITFLLAGAVKGVIGLGLPTIAMGLLGLAMPPAQAAALLIVPSTLTNVWQLATGGHLLALLRRLGPMLGAIFVGTLAGSAWLGISSGPWAAHGLGAALLVYAVYGLIGPQLRLATSREGWLGPLCGLVTGLVTAATGVFVMPAVPYLQSLGLSRDEMIQALGLSFTVSTVALALGLAGQDALGGEALGASLLMMAPALLGMLAGQWLRQRISAAVFKRCFFVGLAVLGGHLLLNG
- a CDS encoding type II toxin-antitoxin system HicA family toxin, with translation MRSRDVIQIIEADGWYLVDVKGSHHQFKHPAKKGRVTVPHPKTDLPKGTVHNILKQAGLKQTRCVNSPNITGGCQ
- a CDS encoding lysophospholipid acyltransferase family protein, coding for MLAALTAFIITSAARLITGARALWLGCTPQPVQRLYYANHSSHGDFVLLWASLPAPLRRRTRPVAGADYWAKPGIRDFLIRKVFNGVLIDRQRSEGQGSPLQPILEAVAQGDSLIFFPEGTRNLGDEPLMPFRSGLYHLAMANPEVELVPVWIANLNRVMPKGRALPLPLLCTLSFGEPIHLQADEGKQAFLERASHALLNLAPKEA
- a CDS encoding NAD(P)H-dependent oxidoreductase, which produces MKKILLLNGGKQFAHSDGRLNQTLHDAALAHLDRAGFDVQQTFIDGGYDIQAEVEKFLWADVIVYQMPGWWMGAPWTVKKYIDEVFTAGHGSLYASDGRTRSDASQKYGSGGLVQGKQYMLSLTWNAPQQAFEDPSDFFEGKGVDAVYFPFHKANQFLGMTGLPTFIANDVMKRPDVPAALAAYEAHLISVFGKAE
- a CDS encoding bifunctional alpha/beta hydrolase/class I SAM-dependent methyltransferase, whose protein sequence is MRQAQSLHFSTHDGVELHYRHWPATRNEHQPRRAVVMFHRGHEHGGRMAHLADELDMPGYDFFAWDARGHGQSPGARGDSPSFGTSVRDVQTFIEHLQGRHGVAEQDVVVLAQSVGAVLIATWAHDYAPKVRCLVLASPAFKVKLYVPFARPGLKLLKALRGNFFVNSYVKPRLLTHDPERVMSYVADPLISRPISVTMLLGLYEAADRVVADAQAIQVPTQMLVSGADLVVERKPQVRFFERLGSPRKEMHILPGFFHDTLGERDRAHALRRIERFVEHCFHSPTAQPTLLDADKVGASCAEAESLAAPLPRNSPRDLYWRATRASLRLGKGLAAGVKLGFDTGFDSGSTLDYVYRNQPAGKGKLGRMIDQNYLNAIGWRGIRQRKLHVEELLRQAIARLREQQRPVHIVDIAAGHGRYILEALQALEQLPDTVLLRDYSELNVQQGNALIAEKGMAEIARFIQGDAFDRASLVGLAPRPTVAVVSGLYELFASNELVGNSLAGLADAVEDGCYLVYTGQPWHPQLEMIARALTSHRGGEAWVMRRRSQAEMDQLVEAAGFRKLAQRVDEWGIFTVSLAQRVRE
- a CDS encoding type II toxin-antitoxin system HicB family antitoxin; protein product: MKFPVVLHKDHGSDYGVTVPDVPGCFSAGCNVAEALDNVQEALSLHFEGLVADNEPLPQAQEIDVHVVNPDYVGGVWAVVDFDVTPYLGKAVRFNATLPENLLQRIDEKVKRDHRYASRSGFLASAALRELALAH